The segment ACAAAAGAGGAATACATTATTTGGGAGAAAACTGGTTGGAAGAAATTAAATTTATCAAAGACCAAAAAGGACAAGATATTTGGCTAGTAGGTGGAGGGGAAATAGCCTCTGAAATGCTAAATGCAGGTTTAATAGATACAATGATTATTACAGAATTTCCTGTGTTGCTAGGTAATGGCATTCCTTTGTACAACCCTCCTTTTAAAAAATCACAATGGAGTATTTTACGAGGTAGATACTACATCAATGGCGTAACTCAAACAGAGTACGGACTAAAAAAAGAATAAGTTCATATTAATTATTATTCAAATACTTCTCAGAAGCTCCCCTCTTTTAGGTCTCTATTCCAAGCTGAACTTAATAGAGAGGAGTTTTTTTTATTCATTATATCAATATGGATATTTATAATATCAAAAATGAATAAATAATACACTTTGAGTCTATTTAAAACTTCATTCCAGTTTAACACCGACAAGACATTAACATGACACCGACATGTCATCGTTTTGACCCTGACCAAACCTCCTCTTGACACCGATATAAAAATGGGTGGATTTTTATACAAAAAGCAGCTTACTCTTTTATAATACAGTTTCCCAAACTGTTTAATGCTGTTATCTTTTCTTTCAATATTAAAGCTATTATTTAAAATAAAAGTTAATTTTATATTCAACTTGTTATAATATTTCTAATATTTTTCTATAACTTGCAGAGAGTCTTCTTATTATTGAAATAGTTATGAATAACATTTTTTCTCTTAACACCCAAATACACTACTTGTGAAGACTATTAATTGATACTTATGAAAACTGCTTTTACACTAATAATGTTACTTTGTACAGCTATTTGCATCGGTCAAGAGTTAACTATTGAAGGAATAATAATTGATGATCAAAAAGAAGGTATTCCTTTTGCTAATATAGCACTATATAGAGCTAGCGATACTGTAAAAATTGTAAAAGGGAGCGTTTCTGATTTATATGGAAAATATTCCTTACAAAATATTGATTCTGGTAATTACATATTGAAAGCATCCTATATAGGGTATGAAACGGTATCTTTGCCTATTTCTATAGATGGAGATTTAACACAGAATATTATACTTAATACAGACCCCAAGTGGCTAACTGAAGTGGTTATTGAAGGGAAAAGAAGTATTCGCAATATTGATAAAACGTCCTATACTTTTACTAACAATCAAATAAAGAAAGCAAAAGATGGACGAGAGCTTATAGCTACATTACCCAACCTTCACGTTGATAAGTCTACTAATGCCTTATCTACTATTAATGGCAAGTCTATAATAATTTTAATTAACGGGATAAAGGCTACGAATGATGATTTAAAGATAATTCCAGCTGATAAAATTAAAAATGTCGAACTTTATGATGTGCCTCCAATGCGTTATATAAACGATGCCGAGAATGTGGTAAACATAAGAACTAAGTCTTTGGATACGGGTTGGAGTGGCAACACATATACAACACTAGGACAAATGTTCTCTAACGCTTCCCTTGCATTATCATACATTAAAGGTGATAATAAATTTACATTTCATTATGGTACACACATAAACATGAAACGTAACATAGAAGATTTAGAAACTGGACGCTATAATTACCAAATTAGCGATGACAATTATGTTTACGACTATATTCGAAAAAGCCAATCTTGGGGATATCAGCACAATGTAGGTTTTACATATTCTCGTAGCAAAGAAAGCAATTATGATTTTCAAATTAAAGCCTTTATAAACACTTCAAATGGTAAATTGAATGCAGATAAAACAATTGCATTCATGCAAAATGAATTTCAAGAAGAACGAATCGGTAGTTTAAAGGATCATACAAAAAGTATAGTACCCACATTAGATATATATTATTCTAAGATACTACCGAAAAACAACTCCATTACATTTAATTTAGTTGGTAGTTATTTTGATAATGAACAACAGACGCATTCAGCAGAAACAGGTTCTACAGGGTTTGATGATAGTATGCTGATTAACAATCAGAAGAAAACATTAATTAGTGAGTTTATTTATGACCACAAATTCTCTAATGCGAATTTATCAATAGGCTACCGTGGTCACTACAATTATTTAACAAATGAATTGACAAATTCAATTTCAGCTGATTCTCATAAAGAGCGTATTAATACTAAGAGACATTACGCATATGGAGAGATAAGTGGAAAGCTCAAACCATTTATGTATCGAGTTAGTTTAGGTATAAATTACGATACGCAATTAGAAGAAAATGGATTCCACAATTTCACTTTCATTCCAATGATTATGGCTGGTTATAATATTAATGATGCCAACAGTCTGCGTATAACGTATAATTCAAATACACAAATGCCTGATATGCTGCAAATGTCTGACGCACGAATTTTGATAATGAATAATTTTTATCAAACCGGTAACAAGAATCTACAAAACTCACATTTTCAATCATGGGGTTTAAACTACGATTTGTACTTAAAGAATTTTTCATTATCTGCTAGTCTGTTTTATGATTATACAAATAATAGCTTATTTGATTTATATAAATATGGAGATAACTGTGTATTGTTCCAAACTGGTAATGCAAAAAAAGACATACGCAGAGGTGGGGAGTTTAATATAAATTATACCCCATGGGAGTTCCTTCGTATTGGTGGTAGTATGGGTTCCTACCAACAAGTATTTCAACCCTCAAAAGAAATGAATTCTTTTAGTTATTGGTCCTATCCTATTTCTATATATCTATCAGCCTATTACAAAAACCTCTCTATCGATGTATTCCAAAAACTTGGAGGAACATTCCTTTCTGGATTATATAAAACTGGGATTGATAAAATCTCATATATCAGTATCGGTTATACTTACAAGAAAGTGAATTTAGGTCTCCAATGCTTCTTTCCTTTTATAAAAGATAAATACTCAAATAAAACCATTCCAAGTAGCATCGTTTATCATAAGACAGATTACCACCTAAGACGAAAAGATCATGCATTTGCATTAAGTCTTTCATGGAACTTTGATTCTGGCAAAAAGAAAGCTTCTATTCAACAAAACACGGAAAATTATGACTACGATAGTGGGCTATTTAAAATCAAGTAAAATTGATTTATCCTTGTTGGTGCTGTCACTTGAAAGCCAAAGAATCACGAGTCTAAAGTCCTATTTCTTCACAGAAATGTAACAGTAACCTATTAATTGACTATCTGTTACGCACTTTTATACCCCTAAATATTTCTCTTTTCCATTCTGTTTTTATCTTTATTGCAGATTGAAATCAAGCCAAATGAGAAAGATTATATTATATATATCTGCTACTATTGATATGCAAATTGCATCCAAAGAGGGTACGCATAAGTGGCTAGCAGATTACCCCAACCCTGATAAAAAGGAATACGGGTGGAAAGAGTTTTATAAGGATATAGATGTATTGATTATGGGCGGTAAAACATACCGTTCCATCCAGAATATGGGGATTGGCTGGCCGTATGGCGATAAAGTGAGCTATGTCATTACAAGGCAAAACCGAGAGGCAAGTAATGACCAACTTCACTTTATAAATGAAGAATGGATTGAAAAGATTAGAGAGTTGAAAAAAGAGGAAGGTAAAGATATTTGGCTAGTAGGCGGTAGTGAAATTTTATCTGTTCTTCTTAAAGAGAAGTTGATAGACAAGATGATTATTGTGCAGTATCCTATACTTTTAGGTCCAGGCATTCCCCTTTTCCAAGGAAATCAGGAGGTATCTATGTGGTCTATTATCCGACATCGGATCTACGAAAATGGTATTCTTTATACTGAATACTCTAGGCACTAATTAATTTTCTCCCTTATTTATATGTGAACTATTAGATGTGTTGTTGTGGGGGTATCAAGAAATCTTGATGCCCCCTTTTGGTGTATATGCTTATCGGGGCACCAAAAAGGCTTCAACCTTGTCGGTTAAAGCCTTACTAGAATAGGTGTATCTCACTTTTATTTCAATCCGTATTTATTGGTAATAGACTGCTGAATAAACTCAAGCAAATCTACGGTTTCTAATATTTCCATCTGCATATCATAAAATTCTTCGTAATCTTCTTCGGGATAATACCCTTTGTCGATAGCTTCCTTATATTTGGCTATAGCTACTTCTTGATTTTCTAAAAGATAGTAAGTCATCGCTCGATAAAAGAGGGTGTCGAAGTTTTTCTTAGTTTGCACCGACTTATCAAAAAGAGCTGCTGCTTCTTTGTAGCACGTATTGGCTTCATCTACTTTTTCAATATCTTCTAAGAAGATTCCTTTTAAAAGAGACAACATAGCATCATCAGATATCTTTTCTGTGGCAGTTTGTAAAATATCAAAGCCCTCTTTTTGCTTTCCTAAAGACCAATATTCTATTGCCAACTGCTCGTAGGCAGGAGAATAAGTAGCGTCTGCTGCTATCGCCTTCTTGTATAAATTAATTGCTTTTAATACAGCATCTTTGGAAATGGGCTCTTCTTGTTGATACAGCCAATCCATTGCTTCTTCATAATATTGTTCTGCCTTAGCATTATTCTGCGCATAGGCAGATAATCCAGCTGTCAGAAACAAAGCCATCACTACTAATAATTTACGCATATTCTTACTTTTTAATACTTACTATTAGGATAACACAATATAAATGTGATCGTTCAATCTTACACCTCATCTCCTCACCTATTTCTACTTACTATTCAGCATTTTAGGCTGTTTCTGCTTGGCTACTTAAGGTATATCAAACGACTAACAAATTTAGATATTTGATTCAATAAATAATCTACTCTTTGCTTATTTATTTTCTTCCAATAGAGCTATAGTACTTAGTTTGATAACATACTATTCTAAAAAGGATTCTTTTCTATCTTCAAAACAGCAAATACACGCAGTACTAGACCCCTTTTCTCTGAAAAAATTCATACTTTTGCACCATTATTCATAAAGCATTAAAGAATAGTGGCAAGAAAGAAACGACAATTACCTCTTCTAGAGAAGGTTACAATAACAGATGTGGCTGCTGAAGGCAAAGCCATTGCAAAAGTTGATGATTTGGTAATTTTTGTACCTCATGTGGTACCTGGTGATGTAGTAGACTTACAGTTAAGACGTAAAAAGAAACGTTATGCTGAGGGTGTGGTGATGAAATTCCATGAATATGGTGCTGAACGTGCCGTTCCATTCTGCCAACACTATGGTGTTTGTGGCGGTTGTAAATGGCAAGTTCTACCTTACGAGGCTCAAATTCGCTATAAGCAACATCAAATTATGGACAACCTAAGTCGCATTGGTAAGGTGGAACTACCTGAGCCTATGCCGATAATGGGTTCGGCAAAAACAACATTTTACCGTAACAAACTAGAATTTACTTTTTCGGATAAACGTTGGCTTACTCAGGAAGAGATAAATCTAGATAAAGAGTTTTCGGGAAATCAAAAGAATGGCTTGGGATTCCATATTCCAGGAGCATTTGACAAAGTATTGGATATAGAAAAGTGCTGGTTGCAAAACGACATCTCCAATCGTATCCGTAACGGTGTGAGAGAATTTGCTACAGCCAATGACATTTCATTCTTCAACCTACGTGAACAAGTGGGCGTACTTAGAAGTTTGGTAGTACGTACATCGAGCACTGGCGAGTTAATGGTTATCTTAGTTTGTAAGGTAGAAGATGACGATGCCAGAGAGCAAATGATGAAGGTGATGGAATACATGGGTAATGAATTCTCTGAAATAACCTCTCTTCTTTATATCATCAACAATAAGATGAATGATGTATATACTGATCAAGATGTATTCTTATATAAAGGCAAAGACCATATGATTGAAGAGATGGAGGGGTTACAGTTTAAAGTAGGACCCAAATCTTTTTATCAAACCAACTCTGAGCAAGCTTATGAGCTATACAAGGTAGCCAGAAATTTTGCCCAACTAACAGGGGAAGAATTGGTGTACGACCTTTATACGGGTACGGGTACTATTGCCAACTTTGTTTCTAAGCAAGCAAAAAAAGTTATCGGTATAGAATATGTTCCCGAAGCAATTGAGGATGCCAAAATAAACTCTGAAATCAACCACATAGACAACACGCTCTTCTATGCTGGAGATATGAAAGATATTTTGACTCAAGATTTCATAAACACTCATGGGCAACCAGATGTTATTATCACAGACCCTCCACGTGCGGGTATGCATCAAGATGTTATTGATGTTCTCTTATTTGCAGAACCTAAACGTATTGTGTATGTTAGCTGTAATCCAGCTACACAAGCACGAGATTTACAGCTACTAGACAACAAGTATAAAGTGGCTGCTATACAACCTGTAGATATGTTTCCTCATACACATCACGTGGAAAATGTAGTACTTCTCGAGAAGAGAAATTAATAAAGAATTAAAACGAATATGGAAAGAGGACAAAGGTCTTACGCTAGGGCAAGAAATAAATACACCAATTATCATGTAAATCAGGCTAGTACACTGATGGAATTCTTACAAGCTAAGATGCCCGAAGCTAGTCGCA is part of the Bacteroides coprosuis DSM 18011 genome and harbors:
- a CDS encoding bifunctional deaminase-reductase domain protein (COGs: COG0262 Dihydrofolate reductase~KEGG: sli:Slin_6250 bifunctional deaminase-reductase domain protein~SPTR: Bifunctional deaminase-reductase domain protein;~IMG reference gene:2504107405~PFAM: RibD C-terminal domain), with the translated sequence MRKLTLYISISLDGYIAEINGGLEWLENFPNPKETDYGYQEFYEKVDTLIMGGKTYRHILDMCDKWPYPEKNTYIISHQPIESNKRGIHYLGENWLEEIKFIKDQKGQDIWLVGGGEIASEMLNAGLIDTMIITEFPVLLGNGIPLYNPPFKKSQWSILRGRYYINGVTQTEYGLKKE
- a CDS encoding hypothetical protein (KEGG: coc:Coch_0251 hypothetical protein~SPTR: Putative uncharacterized protein;~IMG reference gene:2504107406) — protein: MKTAFTLIMLLCTAICIGQELTIEGIIIDDQKEGIPFANIALYRASDTVKIVKGSVSDLYGKYSLQNIDSGNYILKASYIGYETVSLPISIDGDLTQNIILNTDPKWLTEVVIEGKRSIRNIDKTSYTFTNNQIKKAKDGRELIATLPNLHVDKSTNALSTINGKSIIILINGIKATNDDLKIIPADKIKNVELYDVPPMRYINDAENVVNIRTKSLDTGWSGNTYTTLGQMFSNASLALSYIKGDNKFTFHYGTHINMKRNIEDLETGRYNYQISDDNYVYDYIRKSQSWGYQHNVGFTYSRSKESNYDFQIKAFINTSNGKLNADKTIAFMQNEFQEERIGSLKDHTKSIVPTLDIYYSKILPKNNSITFNLVGSYFDNEQQTHSAETGSTGFDDSMLINNQKKTLISEFIYDHKFSNANLSIGYRGHYNYLTNELTNSISADSHKERINTKRHYAYGEISGKLKPFMYRVSLGINYDTQLEENGFHNFTFIPMIMAGYNINDANSLRITYNSNTQMPDMLQMSDARILIMNNFYQTGNKNLQNSHFQSWGLNYDLYLKNFSLSASLFYDYTNNSLFDLYKYGDNCVLFQTGNAKKDIRRGGEFNINYTPWEFLRIGGSMGSYQQVFQPSKEMNSFSYWSYPISIYLSAYYKNLSIDVFQKLGGTFLSGLYKTGIDKISYISIGYTYKKVNLGLQCFFPFIKDKYSNKTIPSSIVYHKTDYHLRRKDHAFALSLSWNFDSGKKKASIQQNTENYDYDSGLFKIK
- a CDS encoding bifunctional deaminase-reductase domain protein (COGs: COG0262 Dihydrofolate reductase~InterPro IPR002734~KEGG: sli:Slin_6250 bifunctional deaminase-reductase domain protein~PFAM: Bacterial bifunctional deaminase-reductase, C-terminal~SPTR: Bifunctional deaminase-reductase domain protein;~IMG reference gene:2504107407~PFAM: RibD C-terminal domain); translation: MRKIILYISATIDMQIASKEGTHKWLADYPNPDKKEYGWKEFYKDIDVLIMGGKTYRSIQNMGIGWPYGDKVSYVITRQNREASNDQLHFINEEWIEKIRELKKEEGKDIWLVGGSEILSVLLKEKLIDKMIIVQYPILLGPGIPLFQGNQEVSMWSIIRHRIYENGILYTEYSRH
- a CDS encoding hypothetical protein (KEGG: ava:Ava_2975 TPR repeat-containing protein~SPTR: TPR domain protein;~IMG reference gene:2504107408) — translated: MRKLLVVMALFLTAGLSAYAQNNAKAEQYYEEAMDWLYQQEEPISKDAVLKAINLYKKAIAADATYSPAYEQLAIEYWSLGKQKEGFDILQTATEKISDDAMLSLLKGIFLEDIEKVDEANTCYKEAAALFDKSVQTKKNFDTLFYRAMTYYLLENQEVAIAKYKEAIDKGYYPEEDYEEFYDMQMEILETVDLLEFIQQSITNKYGLK
- a CDS encoding RNA methyltransferase, TrmA family (COGs: COG2265 SAM-dependent methyltransferase related to tRNA (uracil-5-)-methyltransferase~InterPro IPR001566:IPR002792:IPR010280~KEGG: bfs:BF2568 putative RNA methyltransferase~PFAM: (Uracil-5)-methyltransferase; Deoxyribonuclease/rho motif-related TRAM~SPTR: Putative uncharacterized protein;~TIGRFAM: 23S rRNA methyltransferase/RumA~IMG reference gene:2504107409~PFAM: tRNA (Uracil-5-)-methyltransferase; TRAM domain~TIGRFAM: 23S rRNA (uracil-5-)-methyltransferase RumA), with amino-acid sequence MARKKRQLPLLEKVTITDVAAEGKAIAKVDDLVIFVPHVVPGDVVDLQLRRKKKRYAEGVVMKFHEYGAERAVPFCQHYGVCGGCKWQVLPYEAQIRYKQHQIMDNLSRIGKVELPEPMPIMGSAKTTFYRNKLEFTFSDKRWLTQEEINLDKEFSGNQKNGLGFHIPGAFDKVLDIEKCWLQNDISNRIRNGVREFATANDISFFNLREQVGVLRSLVVRTSSTGELMVILVCKVEDDDAREQMMKVMEYMGNEFSEITSLLYIINNKMNDVYTDQDVFLYKGKDHMIEEMEGLQFKVGPKSFYQTNSEQAYELYKVARNFAQLTGEELVYDLYTGTGTIANFVSKQAKKVIGIEYVPEAIEDAKINSEINHIDNTLFYAGDMKDILTQDFINTHGQPDVIITDPPRAGMHQDVIDVLLFAEPKRIVYVSCNPATQARDLQLLDNKYKVAAIQPVDMFPHTHHVENVVLLEKRN